The following coding sequences lie in one Timaviella obliquedivisa GSE-PSE-MK23-08B genomic window:
- a CDS encoding serine/threonine protein kinase, giving the protein MLYCLNPACPKPQNPDDSKYCQNCGSYLLLDDRYKAIEIIGRGGFGRTYLAVDETQARKPYCVIKLLLPRQPNINPKAVELFRQEADRLDELGQHPQIPALLAHYESPTAQYLVQEFIDGQNLEEDLKEGVFTEAEVRELLEDLLPVLSFIHSFQVIHRDIKPENIIRPYANERYVLVDFGASKFATGTALARTATVIGSAGYVAPEQAMGRGEFSSDIYSLGVTCIHLLTGIHPFDLYSVSEDAWVWEQYLPKSVSVQFRQVLNKMLCKATSQRYRTAADVLQDLGRRSLSENSKTSPAADQPWRLAQTLLGHNGGITAIAIHPSGQILASGSTDRTIKLWDLDQGKLLHTFIGRSLFSSVGHRDRISTLTFSSDGATLFSGSDDGTIKEWDMNTYKLINTLQEPGWGISALTITNDTRTLISGGGDGVIHLWSLEKQSLINSLAKHQDWISGLVVSADGRTLISSSYDKKIFLWDLKSNSLLNTLSGHIERVKTIAITSDWQTLISGSADKTIKIWNLARGEQLQALETQKDQVNCLAIDPHDEYFASGCEDGSLTVWNIRTSERICTTRHAWGVNAIAFSPDGDLLVSGSADETIKIWQREA; this is encoded by the coding sequence ATGCTCTATTGCCTCAATCCAGCTTGCCCCAAGCCGCAGAACCCTGACGACTCTAAGTACTGTCAGAACTGTGGCAGCTATCTGTTGTTAGACGATCGCTACAAGGCGATCGAAATCATTGGGCGAGGCGGGTTTGGTCGCACCTATTTAGCAGTGGATGAGACACAGGCTAGAAAGCCCTACTGCGTAATCAAGCTGCTGTTGCCGCGTCAGCCTAATATCAACCCCAAAGCCGTAGAATTATTTCGGCAAGAAGCCGATCGCCTTGATGAGCTAGGACAACATCCTCAAATTCCGGCACTCCTAGCACATTACGAATCCCCCACTGCTCAGTACTTGGTGCAAGAATTTATTGACGGGCAAAACCTGGAGGAAGATCTAAAAGAAGGCGTTTTTACCGAAGCAGAAGTGCGGGAGTTATTGGAAGATTTGCTGCCCGTTCTGAGCTTTATTCACAGCTTCCAAGTCATTCACCGCGACATTAAACCCGAAAATATCATTCGTCCCTATGCCAATGAACGGTATGTACTGGTTGATTTTGGCGCATCAAAGTTTGCGACCGGAACTGCTCTTGCTCGTACTGCGACAGTCATTGGTAGCGCCGGATATGTGGCTCCTGAGCAGGCAATGGGAAGGGGCGAGTTTTCCAGTGATATCTATAGTTTGGGTGTTACTTGCATTCACTTGCTAACAGGAATTCATCCGTTTGATCTCTATTCTGTCAGTGAAGATGCCTGGGTTTGGGAGCAGTATCTACCTAAATCTGTTAGCGTTCAGTTCCGGCAAGTTTTAAATAAAATGCTGTGCAAGGCAACTAGCCAAAGATATCGCACTGCGGCTGATGTGCTGCAAGATTTGGGTAGGCGATCGCTTTCGGAAAACTCGAAAACCTCGCCTGCTGCCGATCAACCCTGGCGATTGGCGCAAACGCTGCTAGGACACAATGGCGGTATTACTGCAATCGCCATTCATCCATCAGGGCAAATTTTGGCAAGCGGTAGCACCGATCGCACCATTAAACTCTGGGATTTAGACCAAGGAAAACTACTGCATACCTTTATCGGGCGATCGCTATTTTCTAGCGTGGGGCACCGCGATCGGATTAGTACTCTCACCTTCAGTTCTGATGGAGCAACGCTGTTTAGCGGCAGCGATGATGGCACGATTAAAGAATGGGATATGAATACGTACAAACTGATTAACACGCTACAGGAACCAGGATGGGGAATTTCAGCACTCACCATTACGAACGATACGAGGACACTGATTAGTGGCGGTGGGGATGGTGTGATACATCTGTGGAGTTTAGAAAAACAATCATTAATTAATAGTTTAGCTAAGCATCAAGATTGGATTAGTGGATTAGTTGTTAGCGCTGATGGACGCACTTTGATCAGCAGTAGCTATGATAAAAAAATATTTCTTTGGGACTTAAAAAGTAACAGTCTTTTGAACACCTTATCAGGGCATATAGAACGAGTAAAGACGATCGCTATAACTTCTGATTGGCAAACTTTAATTAGTGGTAGTGCAGATAAAACGATTAAGATTTGGAACTTAGCGCGGGGTGAGCAATTACAAGCTTTAGAAACACAGAAAGATCAGGTTAATTGCTTGGCGATCGATCCTCATGATGAATACTTTGCAAGCGGTTGTGAAGATGGCTCGTTAACGGTTTGGAATATACGGACAAGTGAACGAATTTGCACCACGCGACACGCTTGGGGTGTGAATGCGATCGCCTTTAGCCCGGATGGAGATTTGCTAGTGAGCGGCAGCGCTGACGAAACGATCAAGATTTGGCAAAGAGAGGCATAA
- a CDS encoding Uma2 family endonuclease produces the protein MVLQTTPSALKITWETFPKNYKLSDFPAENIQQPFLAAALTDALDSAGLVQPEMLIASNFALVATVNQKTVVKAPDWLFVPTVLPIAQNLVRRSYTPTLEGEPVAVVMEFLSETDGGEYSVRSTPPYGKLYFYEHILKVPTYVLFDPQELLLDVRQLQNGQYVRQTPNAQGHYWIPEVKLFLGRWQGTRLGITTHWLRWWDESGNLLLWSSEQVVEERQRAGQERQRADAAEQELARLRIQLQERQQP, from the coding sequence ATGGTTTTACAAACAACGCCAAGCGCCCTAAAAATTACTTGGGAAACCTTTCCAAAAAATTACAAATTGTCCGATTTTCCCGCAGAAAATATTCAACAACCCTTCTTGGCGGCTGCTCTAACTGATGCGTTGGATTCAGCAGGATTAGTTCAACCCGAAATGCTCATAGCCTCTAACTTTGCTTTGGTTGCTACTGTTAATCAAAAAACTGTTGTCAAAGCTCCCGATTGGCTGTTTGTGCCTACAGTGCTGCCGATCGCCCAAAACTTGGTGCGACGCAGCTACACACCAACGTTAGAAGGCGAACCTGTTGCAGTTGTCATGGAGTTTTTGTCGGAAACCGATGGAGGAGAATATTCGGTGCGATCGACTCCTCCCTATGGCAAGCTCTATTTCTACGAACACATCCTCAAGGTTCCAACTTACGTACTTTTTGATCCTCAAGAATTACTGTTGGATGTCCGGCAACTTCAGAACGGACAGTACGTTAGACAAACGCCTAATGCGCAAGGACATTACTGGATTCCTGAAGTCAAGTTGTTCTTGGGGCGCTGGCAAGGGACTCGTCTAGGCATCACAACCCACTGGTTGCGGTGGTGGGATGAATCAGGAAATCTGCTGCTTTGGAGTTCTGAACAAGTGGTTGAGGAGCGCCAGCGAGCAGGGCAAGAGCGCCAACGAGCGGACGCGGCAGAGCAAGAGTTAGCTCGGTTGAGAATACAACTACAGGAACGGCAACAGCCTTAG
- a CDS encoding diguanylate cyclase: protein MNQRLTVFLSSNILLLALMTGIGTRLPAVSAQINVGQPAIAPASNRQGALGNVDSTQQPVWRMDETSRLNYQEAERLLNQLTTLIFIVGLFLGLIISLLLDKTIRDNHRLRLATQELERLANLDGLTQIANRRCFEAHLQQEWARAVREKNSLTLILCDVDHFRLYNETYGHQAGDECLRQLALVLNRTAKRPGDLAARYGDEEFAIILPNTNTSGGIVVAHSIQEAVAQLQLSQAGLDGGTSISLSFGVATVVPSQELSSAMLTELSDRALYTAKERGRNQIVCLEQNVRQGDRSLRSSEIQPTPEPDSYGSERF, encoded by the coding sequence ATGAATCAGCGTTTGACTGTTTTCTTATCCAGTAATATTCTGCTGCTGGCGCTTATGACAGGAATTGGCACTCGCCTCCCTGCTGTAAGCGCCCAAATCAATGTGGGGCAACCTGCGATCGCTCCAGCCTCCAATCGTCAAGGGGCGTTGGGCAATGTCGACTCGACCCAGCAACCTGTTTGGAGGATGGATGAAACCTCTCGCTTAAATTATCAGGAAGCTGAACGGCTGCTTAATCAATTAACAACCTTAATTTTTATTGTTGGGTTGTTTCTGGGTTTAATCATTAGCTTGCTTCTGGACAAAACCATTCGAGATAATCACCGCCTCCGGCTGGCAACCCAAGAGCTAGAGCGGCTAGCCAACTTAGATGGTTTAACTCAAATCGCCAATCGTCGTTGCTTTGAGGCACATCTACAACAAGAGTGGGCAAGGGCTGTACGCGAAAAGAATAGTCTGACTCTAATTCTGTGCGATGTTGATCACTTTAGGCTTTATAACGAAACCTACGGTCATCAGGCAGGGGATGAGTGCTTGCGGCAATTGGCACTTGTCCTCAATCGTACGGCTAAACGACCGGGAGATTTGGCGGCTCGCTATGGCGACGAAGAGTTTGCTATTATCCTCCCGAACACCAATACTTCAGGCGGCATTGTCGTTGCCCACAGTATTCAAGAAGCGGTGGCACAACTGCAATTGTCCCAAGCTGGCTTGGACGGGGGGACATCCATTTCGTTAAGTTTTGGGGTCGCGACTGTGGTGCCTAGTCAGGAACTATCGTCTGCGATGTTAACTGAACTTAGCGATCGCGCCCTCTATACTGCCAAAGAGCGAGGACGCAATCAAATTGTCTGCTTAGAGCAGAATGTTAGGCAGGGCGATCGCTCCCTTCGCTCTAGCGAGATTCAGCCTACACCTGAGCCAGACTCATACGGTTCAGAAAGGTTTTAA
- the mutS gene encoding DNA mismatch repair protein MutS: protein MTDFQAPTNDLPDRLVKHAVRYANHRSVNRDDLTPMLRHYAEMKDQYPHALLLYRVGDFFETFFQDAITVARELELVLTAKDGGKEVGKVPLAGVPHHALDRYCALLVEKGYAVAICDQVEDAADAQGRLVQREITRVITPGTILEEGMLNARRNNFLAAVVITGNQWGLAIADISTGEFLTTQSGDLDLLTQELMRLQPSEVLIPTNAPDLGGLLRPGESKGMRGSADFPDCLPTQFCYTLRSHLPFALSEARPRLLEKFKVRSLEGLGCEHLSLAVRAAGGLLEYLEDSHRDGKILLKPLSTYALSEYLVLDHQSRRNLEITQTVRDGTYHGSLLWSLDKTVTAMGGRALRRWLLQPLLDISGIEARQNTVEELVTNGALRQNFQQLLKRIYDLERLTGRAGSGTANARDLVALADSLSKLPELAGLAAAGRAASQIPQGSPYLQALQTFPEILEHLGKRLKAHLVDEPPLTLSEGNLIRPGVNSQLDDLRQQIQTDEQWIAQLEVTERQRTGIPSLKVGYSKTFGYFISISRAKSGETIPDGYTRKQTLTNEERYVTTELKEREAAIFTARNDLGKIEYDIFVALRLEVAEQADQIRAVAGAIAALDVLCSFAEIAIYQGYCCPQITSTREVSITDGRHPVVEKSLPAGFFVPNSAALGEGEQKNPDLIILTGPNASGKSCYLRQVGLIQLMAQVGSFVPAKAAKLGVCDRIFTRVGAVDDLATGQSTFMVEMNETANILNHATPQSLVLLDEIGRGTATFDGLSIAWAVAEHLATIIVARTIFATHYHELNELASLQPNIANYQVTVKELPDQIIFLHQVRPGGADRSYGIEAGRLAGLPATVIQRAKQVMSQIEKHSHIAVGLRKGNSSVKEKPVNGVGQFDPEEQLNIFKKLL from the coding sequence ATGACGGATTTCCAAGCCCCGACCAACGATCTGCCCGATCGCCTTGTTAAGCACGCCGTTCGCTACGCTAATCATCGCTCGGTCAACCGCGACGATCTGACCCCGATGCTGCGGCACTATGCCGAAATGAAGGATCAATATCCCCATGCCCTGCTGCTGTACCGTGTTGGAGATTTTTTCGAGACATTTTTTCAAGATGCAATCACAGTAGCGCGGGAATTAGAGCTAGTTTTAACGGCAAAGGATGGCGGTAAAGAAGTGGGTAAAGTTCCTTTGGCAGGTGTTCCGCACCATGCCCTCGATCGCTACTGTGCATTGCTGGTGGAAAAGGGCTACGCAGTGGCAATTTGCGACCAAGTAGAAGATGCGGCAGATGCGCAGGGACGGCTGGTGCAACGGGAAATTACACGAGTCATTACGCCAGGAACAATCTTAGAAGAAGGAATGTTGAACGCCCGTCGGAATAACTTTTTGGCGGCAGTTGTGATTACTGGGAATCAGTGGGGATTGGCGATCGCGGATATCTCAACGGGCGAATTTCTCACCACTCAATCTGGCGATCTGGATTTACTAACTCAAGAACTCATGCGGCTTCAGCCTTCGGAAGTCCTGATACCGACTAACGCGCCTGATTTGGGTGGATTGTTGCGCCCCGGTGAAAGCAAGGGTATGCGCGGCTCTGCTGATTTTCCAGACTGCTTGCCCACCCAGTTTTGCTATACATTGCGATCGCACCTGCCCTTTGCCTTGTCCGAAGCTCGTCCGCGATTGTTGGAAAAGTTTAAGGTGCGATCGCTGGAAGGGTTGGGCTGCGAGCATTTATCGCTTGCCGTTCGGGCGGCTGGCGGATTGCTAGAGTATTTGGAGGACTCTCATCGAGATGGAAAAATTCTGCTCAAGCCGCTCTCTACTTACGCTCTGAGCGAATATTTAGTACTGGATCACCAAAGCCGCCGCAACTTAGAAATTACGCAAACGGTGCGAGATGGTACTTATCACGGTTCCTTACTGTGGTCGTTAGATAAAACCGTCACGGCAATGGGCGGACGGGCATTGCGCCGCTGGCTGTTACAACCGCTGTTAGATATTTCGGGTATTGAGGCGCGGCAAAACACTGTCGAAGAACTAGTGACAAACGGGGCTTTGCGGCAAAATTTTCAGCAGTTGCTGAAGCGGATTTATGATCTAGAGCGGTTGACAGGACGAGCCGGGTCGGGCACGGCAAATGCTCGTGATTTAGTGGCATTGGCAGACTCATTAAGCAAGCTACCTGAATTAGCAGGATTGGCGGCTGCGGGGCGCGCTGCTTCGCAGATACCGCAAGGGTCGCCCTATCTTCAAGCTCTCCAAACCTTTCCAGAGATTTTAGAGCACTTGGGCAAACGTCTCAAAGCTCACTTGGTTGATGAGCCGCCCCTTACCCTCAGCGAGGGTAACCTGATTCGTCCTGGCGTTAATTCCCAGCTAGACGACCTCCGCCAACAAATCCAAACTGATGAACAATGGATTGCCCAACTCGAAGTTACCGAGCGCCAAAGAACGGGCATTCCGAGTCTGAAAGTCGGCTATAGCAAAACTTTTGGTTACTTCATCAGCATTTCCCGTGCCAAATCAGGAGAGACAATTCCAGACGGATATACTCGTAAACAAACGCTGACCAATGAAGAGCGATATGTGACCACAGAGCTAAAAGAGCGAGAGGCGGCAATCTTTACTGCTCGCAATGACTTAGGAAAAATAGAGTATGACATTTTTGTGGCGCTCCGTTTGGAAGTGGCAGAACAAGCCGACCAAATTCGAGCGGTGGCAGGGGCGATCGCTGCCCTTGATGTCCTCTGCTCCTTTGCTGAAATTGCCATCTATCAAGGCTATTGCTGTCCTCAAATAACTTCAACCCGTGAGGTCAGCATTACTGATGGACGGCATCCGGTGGTCGAGAAATCTCTTCCTGCTGGCTTCTTTGTACCTAACTCGGCGGCGTTAGGAGAAGGTGAACAGAAGAATCCTGATCTAATTATTCTTACAGGGCCGAATGCTAGCGGTAAAAGCTGCTATTTACGGCAGGTCGGTTTAATTCAGCTAATGGCACAAGTCGGCAGCTTTGTGCCTGCAAAAGCGGCGAAATTGGGGGTGTGCGATCGCATTTTTACTCGCGTGGGTGCAGTCGATGATCTGGCGACTGGGCAATCCACCTTTATGGTAGAAATGAATGAAACCGCTAATATCCTCAATCACGCCACGCCCCAATCCTTAGTTCTGCTCGATGAAATTGGTCGAGGAACTGCCACATTTGATGGATTATCGATCGCTTGGGCAGTTGCAGAACATCTTGCCACGATCATTGTTGCCCGAACTATTTTTGCCACCCATTACCACGAACTCAACGAGCTTGCTTCGCTTCAGCCCAATATTGCTAACTATCAGGTCACGGTTAAAGAACTTCCTGATCAAATTATTTTTCTGCACCAGGTTCGCCCTGGCGGTGCCGATCGATCCTATGGCATTGAAGCAGGACGCTTAGCAGGATTGCCTGCTACTGTGATCCAACGCGCTAAACAAGTGATGAGTCAAATTGAAAAGCATTCGCATATTGCAGTAGGTCTTCGTAAGGGCAACTCGTCTGTAAAAGAGAAGCCTGTGAATGGAGTAGGTCAGTTTGATCCTGAGGAACAACTAAACATTTTTAAGAAATTGCTGTGA
- a CDS encoding SMI1/KNR4 family protein: MNYATYIKNFKNRKIPEAMERLLQLSNNLDNLSEDLCYAGIYFSFVEDSDEYLTLLLGYESQLVESILGIATNGAGDLLAFWVYDDRDLEDAPIVFVGHEGDACVMANNFSELLPLLVSSGDLHPDNIPEHLNEFNEFDGDSILGKITLKMEEDGFYSPGTLQELIERREETKIEQADFATRLGIQLPENPAELMRTAIEAHPNFEEWLNHQISIENPDYFN; this comes from the coding sequence ATGAACTATGCGACATATATCAAAAACTTCAAGAACAGAAAGATACCAGAAGCCATGGAAAGATTGCTTCAGTTAAGCAATAATCTGGATAATTTGTCAGAAGATTTGTGCTATGCGGGCATATACTTCAGCTTTGTAGAAGATTCTGATGAGTATCTAACGCTTTTGCTTGGCTACGAAAGTCAGCTTGTTGAATCTATACTTGGAATCGCCACAAACGGCGCAGGAGATTTGCTTGCCTTCTGGGTTTACGACGATCGAGATCTTGAAGATGCTCCAATTGTATTTGTTGGACATGAGGGAGATGCTTGTGTTATGGCAAACAATTTTAGTGAACTGCTTCCACTTCTGGTAAGTAGCGGAGATCTTCACCCTGATAATATTCCAGAACACCTAAACGAATTTAACGAATTTGACGGTGATAGCATCCTGGGTAAAATTACACTCAAAATGGAGGAAGATGGCTTTTATTCTCCTGGTACTCTTCAGGAGTTAATAGAGAGGAGGGAGGAGACAAAAATAGAACAAGCAGATTTTGCTACAAGGCTTGGTATTCAATTGCCCGAGAATCCTGCTGAGTTGATGCGAACTGCAATTGAAGCTCATCCCAATTTTGAGGAGTGGTTAAATCATCAAATATCAATCGAGAATCCTGATTATTTTAATTGA
- a CDS encoding Ycf34 family protein codes for MCVCINCHYVDRCTTYNAVEHQHQQPHLTESPDFEAVEPTINVNIRTHDEGIEMEWDVVACQSFKQETGKWAKLRPGELVPT; via the coding sequence ATGTGTGTTTGTATCAATTGTCATTATGTCGATCGCTGCACCACTTACAACGCCGTTGAACACCAACATCAGCAGCCTCATTTGACTGAATCACCCGATTTTGAGGCAGTCGAACCCACCATTAACGTCAACATTCGCACCCATGACGAGGGCATTGAAATGGAGTGGGATGTGGTGGCTTGCCAAAGCTTTAAGCAAGAAACCGGGAAATGGGCGAAACTTCGTCCCGGCGAGCTTGTTCCTACTTAA
- a CDS encoding Uma2 family endonuclease, whose protein sequence is MTLSISRTDSPVEIPPLRQWHNATWEEYELLRDAPIRERMKLAFDRGRQWVDMGGEGINHSGFSDLLTMLFAFWAVQHSEEAYSSLGRCLLEKPKTQACAPDLVLDVGADYPQWQEGEPRRVDLTKWCVPNLVGEISDTSLASDLDEQKHLYAALGIPEYWVIDVRGRQVFAFLLDENGQYQDCTHSVALKGLAIALLEQTLQKLNEGTNTSAAAWFAQEIAK, encoded by the coding sequence ATGACACTCTCCATCTCTAGAACCGATTCACCAGTAGAAATTCCGCCACTCCGCCAGTGGCACAACGCGACTTGGGAAGAGTATGAACTGTTGCGAGATGCTCCCATTCGAGAACGGATGAAGTTGGCGTTTGATCGAGGGAGGCAGTGGGTAGACATGGGTGGAGAAGGGATTAATCATTCAGGGTTTAGCGATTTGCTGACTATGCTATTTGCGTTTTGGGCAGTTCAGCATTCTGAGGAAGCGTACAGTTCGCTCGGTCGCTGTTTATTAGAGAAGCCCAAAACTCAAGCCTGTGCTCCTGACTTGGTGCTTGATGTGGGTGCAGACTATCCGCAATGGCAAGAAGGAGAACCTCGTCGTGTTGACTTGACAAAATGGTGTGTTCCAAATTTGGTGGGTGAAATTTCTGACACTAGCCTTGCGTCAGATTTAGATGAACAAAAGCATCTTTACGCGGCACTGGGCATTCCAGAATATTGGGTGATTGATGTGCGCGGACGACAGGTGTTTGCGTTTTTGTTAGACGAGAACGGACAGTATCAGGATTGTACGCATTCTGTAGCGTTGAAAGGATTGGCGATCGCTCTGTTGGAACAAACTCTACAGAAACTGAATGAAGGCACTAATACCAGCGCCGCAGCTTGGTTTGCGCAGGAAATCGCTAAATGA
- a CDS encoding ferredoxin-NADP reductase: MYNPSAVGSASNTAYGSRLFIYEVEGLRQTPQSDKMDYPIRRSGSVLITVPYSRMNQEMQKILRMGGRIVSIQPVSTDSVATNGKVSSGTDVSGTNISGTDISGTNVQPKSTEGAKPVTQAKEKVSKADIPVNIYRPNSPYIGKCLSTQEMVQEGGIGTVKHVKFDISQGDLTYLEGQSIGIIPDGVDSKGKPNKIRLYSIASTRHGDDVDDKTVSLCVRQLEYKNEAGETIYGVCSTFLTQMKPGDEVKITGPVGKEMLLPADEDANVIMMATGTGIAPFRAYLWRMFKENERAANPDYQFKGFAWLIFGVATTPNLLYKQELEELQAQYPDHFRVTYAISREQKNPEGGRMYIQHRVAEHAQEIWNLVKNEKTHTYICGLKGMEDGIDAAMAGAAEPEGVVWKEYQRSIKERWHVETY, encoded by the coding sequence ATGTACAATCCCAGCGCAGTAGGCAGTGCTTCCAATACAGCTTATGGCAGCCGCCTTTTTATCTACGAAGTTGAAGGGTTACGGCAAACCCCACAAAGCGACAAGATGGATTATCCAATTCGGCGGAGTGGCAGCGTGTTGATCACTGTGCCCTACTCCCGCATGAATCAGGAAATGCAAAAGATTCTGCGCATGGGGGGTCGCATTGTCAGCATTCAGCCTGTCTCTACCGATAGCGTAGCGACTAATGGCAAAGTCTCTTCTGGCACTGATGTTTCTGGCACTAATATTTCTGGCACTGATATTTCTGGCACCAATGTTCAGCCCAAGTCAACAGAAGGAGCAAAGCCTGTGACCCAAGCCAAAGAAAAAGTATCTAAGGCAGATATTCCGGTTAATATCTATCGTCCCAATAGTCCTTATATTGGCAAATGTCTCTCGACTCAAGAAATGGTTCAAGAGGGCGGTATTGGGACTGTTAAGCACGTCAAGTTTGATATTTCTCAAGGAGATTTGACCTATCTTGAAGGTCAAAGTATTGGGATTATTCCCGATGGCGTTGATAGCAAAGGTAAGCCTAACAAAATTCGCCTTTACTCCATTGCTTCGACTCGCCACGGAGATGATGTTGACGACAAAACGGTGTCGCTATGCGTGCGTCAGTTGGAATATAAGAACGAAGCTGGAGAAACAATCTATGGCGTTTGTTCAACGTTCTTAACGCAGATGAAGCCTGGTGACGAAGTGAAAATCACAGGTCCAGTGGGTAAGGAAATGCTCTTGCCTGCTGATGAAGATGCCAACGTGATTATGATGGCAACGGGCACCGGGATTGCACCGTTCCGCGCTTATCTATGGCGGATGTTTAAGGAAAATGAGAGAGCGGCGAATCCTGATTATCAATTCAAAGGGTTTGCCTGGCTGATCTTTGGGGTAGCAACTACACCTAACCTTTTGTACAAGCAGGAGTTGGAAGAGTTGCAGGCTCAGTATCCTGACCACTTCCGGGTCACTTACGCGATTAGTCGTGAGCAGAAGAACCCTGAGGGCGGCAGGATGTATATTCAGCACCGAGTTGCCGAACATGCCCAAGAGATCTGGAATTTGGTGAAGAATGAGAAAACTCATACTTACATCTGCGGATTGAAGGGAATGGAGGATGGCATTGATGCGGCAATGGCGGGTGCTGCTGAGCCGGAAGGAGTTGTTTGGAAAGAGTATCAGCGATCGATTAAAGAGCGCTGGCACGTTGAGACTTACTAA
- a CDS encoding type II toxin-antitoxin system VapC family toxin, which yields MKYLLDTDHLSILQRQAGQDYTNLSTRMAHQPLSDFAIPIVTFHEQMLGSSHTYINCSRNPDDMVKGYEMMARLVRDFKMLPLVSFDAGAATALSQLQLQRIQPGKMDARIAAIALSHELILLTRNYQDFSKVTGLVIEDWTA from the coding sequence ATGAAGTATTTGTTGGATACGGATCATCTGAGCATCCTTCAGCGACAAGCTGGGCAGGACTACACTAACCTTTCGACCCGCATGGCGCATCAACCCTTATCTGACTTTGCTATACCGATTGTGACGTTTCACGAGCAAATGCTGGGTAGTAGCCACACTTATATCAATTGCTCTCGTAACCCAGATGACATGGTGAAGGGGTATGAAATGATGGCGCGACTCGTTCGTGACTTCAAAATGCTGCCTCTTGTATCCTTTGACGCAGGTGCAGCAACTGCGTTGAGTCAACTACAGTTGCAAAGGATTCAACCGGGAAAGATGGATGCCAGGATCGCTGCGATCGCCCTATCCCACGAATTAATTTTGTTAACGCGTAATTATCAAGATTTTAGTAAGGTGACAGGATTAGTGATCGAAGATTGGACAGCTTGA
- a CDS encoding CCA tRNA nucleotidyltransferase: protein MPELPASLFSPQTWPFNLEWLPRAAYLVGGNVRDALLGRHAEYLDLDFVLPEGAVKTAKAIAQHYHAGFVLLDAERQIARVVFEHATVDFAQQVGDSLEEDLWRRDFTVNAIAYNPHTDQLIDPLQGYRDLQQKTIRMIASANLKEDPLRLLRAYRQSAQLGFALESKTQSTIHQLASLLQNIAAERVQGELSYLINSAKGTIALTRAWEDGLFAHWLPHATANSLAQVAAIDRAAIALKDSWHELKLTGWTKDQQKGTRSWAKIAKLACLVDPDPQIAESELWHLKYSRSEVQAVLTVMRAAQIPQGSLPTHLNLADLSLREQYFLFRGVGAAFPAWVLVAIAVGIELETIELLIQRFLTLNDPVAHPVPPLTGRDLMTTLKLSPGPQIGQLLEAVQLAQAEGQINSHQQALDFAVNFASDNFASSKV from the coding sequence GTGCCAGAACTACCCGCTTCTCTATTTTCGCCACAGACTTGGCCCTTCAACCTCGAATGGTTGCCACGGGCAGCCTACTTAGTGGGCGGCAATGTCAGAGACGCTTTACTAGGTAGACATGCCGAGTATTTAGACCTAGATTTTGTTTTGCCTGAAGGCGCGGTTAAAACAGCAAAGGCGATCGCCCAGCATTATCACGCGGGGTTCGTTTTGCTGGATGCCGAACGGCAGATTGCCCGCGTCGTTTTTGAACATGCCACAGTAGACTTTGCCCAGCAGGTCGGCGATAGCCTAGAGGAAGATCTGTGGCGGCGCGACTTTACCGTCAATGCGATCGCCTACAATCCTCACACCGATCAACTCATCGACCCCTTGCAAGGCTACCGAGACTTGCAGCAAAAAACCATTCGGATGATCGCGTCTGCCAACCTCAAGGAAGACCCCTTGCGGCTCCTGCGCGCCTACCGTCAATCGGCACAGCTTGGCTTTGCCCTAGAATCCAAAACCCAGTCCACTATTCACCAACTGGCAAGCTTATTACAAAACATTGCCGCCGAGCGGGTGCAAGGCGAACTGAGCTATCTGATCAATTCTGCAAAAGGCACGATCGCCCTCACAAGAGCATGGGAGGATGGATTGTTTGCCCACTGGTTGCCCCATGCCACCGCCAACAGCCTGGCGCAGGTCGCAGCAATTGACCGGGCAGCGATCGCCCTTAAAGACTCATGGCACGAGTTAAAGCTGACAGGCTGGACAAAAGATCAGCAAAAAGGCACCCGAAGCTGGGCAAAAATTGCCAAACTCGCTTGCTTAGTTGATCCCGATCCTCAAATTGCCGAGTCAGAGCTATGGCATCTCAAGTACAGCCGCAGCGAAGTACAGGCAGTTTTAACGGTGATGCGTGCTGCGCAGATACCGCAAGGGTCGCTGCCAACCCATCTAAACCTGGCAGACCTATCCCTGCGAGAGCAGTACTTTCTCTTCCGAGGAGTTGGGGCGGCTTTTCCAGCCTGGGTGTTGGTGGCGATCGCGGTTGGCATAGAACTGGAGACAATTGAACTTTTGATTCAGCGTTTTCTCACGCTCAATGATCCAGTGGCGCACCCCGTGCCGCCTCTAACGGGTCGAGATTTAATGACAACTCTAAAACTTTCGCCAGGGCCGCAAATTGGGCAGTTGCTAGAAGCAGTTCAGTTAGCACAGGCAGAAGGACAAATTAATTCTCATCAACAAGCGCTAGACTTTGCCGTTAATTTTGCGAGTGATAATTTCGCATCGAGTAAAGTGTGA